In one window of uncultured Sphaerochaeta sp. DNA:
- a CDS encoding class I SAM-dependent methyltransferase produces the protein MHKTQDCPLCGCPAIPLIQTGPSSYAHCPICKGISMDQDQLLGPKEEWDFYLGHNNDVHDPRYQNFVRPLVDLIESRQNPSHKGLDFGAGSGPVISHMLQERGYSMYLYDPFFHPDLSVLEAQYRFIVACEVIEHFHTPKTAFCQLLGLLEPRGTLYCRTTLIPVHIGFDRWHYKNDATHVFFYHEETIAWIAKNILFCDYTIIDRNLMFFSRS, from the coding sequence ATGCATAAAACCCAGGATTGTCCCCTTTGTGGATGCCCAGCAATTCCCTTGATTCAGACTGGCCCGTCGTCCTATGCCCATTGCCCTATTTGTAAGGGTATCTCCATGGACCAGGACCAGTTACTTGGGCCTAAAGAGGAATGGGATTTCTATCTTGGGCATAATAATGATGTGCATGATCCCCGATATCAGAATTTTGTACGGCCTTTAGTGGATCTGATCGAATCAAGACAGAACCCTTCCCATAAAGGACTGGATTTTGGAGCCGGGAGTGGGCCTGTTATCTCTCACATGCTCCAAGAGCGAGGGTACAGCATGTATCTCTATGATCCGTTTTTTCACCCCGATCTGTCTGTATTGGAAGCGCAGTATCGCTTCATTGTTGCCTGTGAGGTAATCGAGCACTTCCATACTCCCAAGACAGCATTTTGCCAACTCTTAGGATTGTTGGAACCAAGGGGAACCTTATACTGTAGGACGACGTTGATTCCAGTCCATATCGGGTTCGATCGCTGGCATTACAAGAATGATGCCACCCACGTGTTCTTCTACCATGAAGAAACGATTGCCTGGATAGCGAAAAACATCCTCTTCTGTGACTATACAATCATTGACCGAAATCTCATGTTCTTCTCGCGTTCATAA
- a CDS encoding PhzF family phenazine biosynthesis protein: protein MQYYHVDVFSKGPLTGNGLTVLICDRFPASETMLLITREMKQYETIFLKRLRDDEYRARIFTKDEELDFAGHPILGAAAVIHMLHNEKETEAIQFHLNGKDVKVSSVAIDHRKEYVCSMNQGAAETIGHIPAEDYPRLIEPIGLTMDDLAKAYPLQVMTTGLSYLLVPIHSGIERTGMFSKDYEPLLNSFGAKFAYVFDIEAKEGRTFDFDGLEDVATGSAAGPVGAYLCAHGVCKTGEEIIIHQGRFLDRPSELHVLQEKDTGCIIVSGNVSIIAEGTFYIEG, encoded by the coding sequence ATGCAGTACTACCATGTTGATGTATTTTCAAAAGGACCGCTGACAGGAAATGGACTGACCGTTCTGATTTGCGACCGATTTCCTGCTAGTGAAACCATGCTTCTGATTACCCGGGAAATGAAGCAGTATGAGACGATTTTTCTTAAAAGACTTCGGGACGACGAATATAGGGCAAGAATTTTCACGAAGGATGAGGAACTGGATTTCGCAGGGCACCCAATCCTTGGTGCTGCTGCGGTGATACATATGCTACACAATGAGAAAGAGACGGAAGCAATCCAGTTCCATCTGAATGGTAAGGATGTGAAGGTCTCCAGCGTTGCTATCGACCATCGGAAGGAGTATGTCTGCAGCATGAACCAAGGGGCAGCAGAGACCATCGGACATATCCCGGCAGAAGACTATCCTAGGTTGATCGAACCGATTGGACTTACCATGGATGATCTTGCTAAAGCCTATCCTCTTCAGGTCATGACAACCGGCTTATCTTACCTGCTCGTGCCCATTCACAGCGGAATTGAGAGAACTGGCATGTTTAGCAAGGATTATGAGCCACTGCTCAACTCCTTCGGTGCAAAGTTTGCCTATGTGTTTGATATTGAGGCAAAAGAAGGCAGAACATTCGATTTTGATGGGTTGGAGGACGTTGCCACCGGCAGCGCAGCTGGACCAGTTGGAGCATACCTCTGTGCGCATGGAGTATGCAAGACAGGTGAAGAAATCATCATTCACCAAGGACGTTTTCTTGACAGACCTAGTGAACTTCATGTTCTACAAGAAAAAGATACAGGCTGTATCATTGTCAGTGGAAATGTATCCATCATTGCGGAAGGAACGTTTTATATTGAGGGTTAG
- a CDS encoding VOC family protein, whose protein sequence is MGTQKIIPHLWFDHEAKEAVQFYTTIFPDSEIISSSVLHDTPSGDTESITFTLSGFTMMALSAGPYFQINPSISFFVNFDPSKEDKAKEHLDTLWNALSEGAEILMPLQEYPFSKHYGWIKDRYGVTWQLILSDPKGEERPFIIPSLLFTGNVCGKAEEAIEFYLSVFGHSKKGSIVHYPAGMEMDKEGTVMFSDFMLERQWFSAMDSGYPHEFGFNEAVSLLVECNDQEEIDYYWDRLSADPEAEQCGWLKDKYGVSWQISPEIMDTMMEEGTQKQIDRLAQAFLTMKKLDVEQLKAVYGEQI, encoded by the coding sequence ATGGGTACTCAAAAAATTATACCGCATCTCTGGTTCGATCATGAAGCCAAGGAAGCCGTCCAGTTCTACACGACCATCTTCCCTGATTCAGAAATAATAAGCAGTTCAGTGCTCCATGATACGCCATCCGGAGATACTGAATCAATTACTTTCACCCTCTCAGGTTTTACGATGATGGCTCTCTCTGCAGGTCCATATTTCCAGATTAATCCTTCAATATCGTTCTTTGTAAATTTCGATCCTTCGAAGGAAGACAAAGCGAAGGAACATCTCGATACCCTTTGGAATGCTTTATCTGAAGGAGCAGAAATCCTGATGCCATTGCAGGAGTATCCATTCAGCAAACACTATGGATGGATCAAGGACAGGTACGGAGTGACCTGGCAACTCATCCTGAGTGATCCTAAAGGGGAAGAGAGACCGTTCATAATTCCCTCTCTGCTATTCACTGGGAATGTTTGTGGCAAGGCAGAGGAGGCCATTGAATTCTACCTATCGGTATTTGGCCATTCCAAGAAGGGTTCTATCGTTCACTATCCTGCAGGTATGGAAATGGACAAGGAAGGGACGGTGATGTTCAGTGATTTCATGCTGGAAAGACAATGGTTTTCAGCCATGGATAGTGGTTATCCACATGAATTTGGTTTCAATGAGGCAGTTTCTCTTCTGGTGGAGTGCAATGACCAAGAGGAGATTGATTATTATTGGGATCGCTTGTCAGCAGATCCTGAGGCCGAGCAGTGTGGCTGGTTGAAAGACAAATATGGTGTCTCTTGGCAAATCTCACCTGAGATCATGGATACCATGATGGAAGAAGGGACACAGAAGCAGATTGACCGGCTTGCGCAGGCCTTCCTTACGATGAAGAAGTTGGATGTAGAACAGCTGAAAGCTGTATATGGGGAGCAAATATAG
- a CDS encoding SDR family NAD(P)-dependent oxidoreductase, translating to MSMNILVTGASGGMGFSTCQQLVASGYTVYGLDRQEPDRSFSFRFLRADITDSIRLTAAFKRIKEEAGSLTAILHFTGVYDLNSLVEIPEDEFVRIFDINLFGVYRINRLFLPLLEPKGRIVITTSELAPLYPLPFTGMYGTTKTALESYAYALRMELQLLGYSVSVIRPGAVQTGLLGVSTDRLDSFCEKTELYSCNASRFRYIVDRVESHAVLPQAIASLALRVLQAKRPRFVYNINRNPLLRLLNILPHSWQTGIIRRILH from the coding sequence ATGAGTATGAACATTCTCGTTACCGGGGCAAGTGGAGGTATGGGATTCTCAACCTGCCAGCAATTGGTAGCTTCCGGATACACCGTATACGGTCTGGACCGGCAAGAACCCGATCGATCGTTCTCCTTCCGGTTTCTGAGAGCCGACATAACTGACAGCATCCGACTGACAGCTGCTTTCAAGCGTATCAAGGAAGAGGCCGGATCTCTTACAGCGATCCTCCACTTTACAGGGGTGTATGACCTGAACTCTCTTGTTGAGATTCCCGAGGATGAGTTTGTCCGAATTTTCGATATCAATCTCTTTGGTGTGTATCGCATCAACCGACTTTTTCTTCCCCTATTGGAACCTAAGGGAAGGATTGTCATTACAACCAGCGAATTAGCACCTCTGTACCCCCTTCCGTTTACCGGAATGTACGGAACTACCAAAACAGCGCTCGAGAGCTATGCATATGCGCTTCGTATGGAACTCCAGCTTCTCGGCTATAGTGTATCAGTAATACGCCCCGGAGCAGTACAGACCGGACTCTTAGGGGTCTCTACAGACCGATTGGATTCCTTCTGCGAAAAAACCGAACTATATTCCTGCAATGCGTCTCGGTTTCGTTACATCGTTGACCGAGTGGAATCGCATGCGGTACTACCGCAAGCAATTGCAAGTCTGGCATTGCGGGTCCTTCAGGCCAAACGCCCACGGTTTGTATATAATATCAACCGCAATCCATTGCTCAGGCTTTTGAATATTCTCCCTCATTCTTGGCAAACAGGAATCATTAGGAGGATTCTTCATTAG
- a CDS encoding type II toxin-antitoxin system Phd/YefM family antitoxin — protein sequence MKPKLIRPVSDLRNNFSEISRVVHETQQPIILTRQGYGDMVVLSMEAYENMRYDSEVYLKLQEAEREALSSGARYSSKDVLKAMKDVL from the coding sequence ATGAAACCTAAGCTGATTAGACCAGTGAGCGACCTTCGCAACAATTTCTCAGAGATCTCAAGGGTGGTTCATGAGACCCAGCAACCGATAATACTGACCCGTCAAGGGTATGGTGACATGGTAGTGTTGAGTATGGAGGCATATGAGAATATGCGTTACGATAGTGAGGTTTATTTGAAGCTCCAAGAGGCTGAACGTGAAGCCCTTTCTTCAGGTGCTCGTTATTCCTCGAAGGATGTTCTAAAGGCAATGAAGGATGTCCTCTGA
- a CDS encoding Na/Pi cotransporter family protein: MNTIVIFFQIVGSLGLFLFGIKLLSEGLQKTAGDKMKAVLKLMTKNRLVSILTGILITIIIQSSSATTVMVVSFVNAGLMGLTQAIGVILGANIGTTFTGWLVALLGFKLDITVLALISIAFAGPLMFSKKAQQRDIADVLLGFGILFLGLNFMSHSIPDITGNVDALAFLSAINNDTLWVNLLCIILGTVITMVVQSSSAAMAMTLTMAYNGWLGVTAAAAMILGSNIGTTITAYLASIGTSTTAKRAAWAHIIFNVFGSLISLILFHPLLALVNWITPGNIYALSGTALSSQLPLFLAMFHTVFNVINTVIFFPFVNQYAKFIKRLVPAKAEYDEGTYHFKYIGGIFIDSPEIYMLAIRDEIKKMANLACNMLTRYRGMFNNPSANMESDIQAMKKDEEYADQMQEQLSDFCVHLLQDSQTPTNASSLNCLIRVMDELESVTDSCFNLTMLSQRRFAQGWVFDEETDKDLKAYQQIVQDFLDYIRDRMDKTLTKAEMQMANEYEEQINSYRNRLSQTVQERLSGGKADVRVELLILEKIRHLEHIGDYCTNIAEAYHQAVKHTPMLQKRSDKSVSSL; the protein is encoded by the coding sequence ATGAATACCATTGTGATCTTTTTCCAGATTGTCGGCAGCTTGGGTCTTTTCCTGTTTGGAATAAAACTCCTTAGTGAAGGCCTCCAGAAGACTGCCGGTGACAAGATGAAGGCAGTCCTTAAACTCATGACTAAAAACCGGTTGGTGTCCATCCTTACCGGTATTCTCATTACTATCATCATCCAGAGTTCTTCAGCAACCACGGTCATGGTAGTAAGTTTTGTCAACGCGGGACTGATGGGGCTTACCCAAGCCATCGGAGTCATCCTCGGTGCCAACATCGGTACTACATTTACCGGTTGGTTGGTAGCACTGTTGGGATTCAAGCTTGACATTACCGTTCTGGCGCTCATTTCTATTGCATTTGCCGGTCCACTGATGTTCAGCAAGAAAGCACAGCAGCGTGACATCGCAGACGTTTTGCTAGGATTCGGAATTCTCTTCCTCGGTCTGAATTTCATGAGCCACTCAATCCCGGACATCACCGGTAATGTGGATGCACTGGCTTTCCTGTCTGCAATCAACAATGATACGCTCTGGGTCAACCTTCTCTGTATCATCCTTGGAACCGTTATTACAATGGTTGTCCAGTCTTCCTCTGCTGCCATGGCAATGACCCTTACCATGGCATACAATGGTTGGCTTGGCGTAACCGCAGCCGCAGCTATGATCCTGGGCTCCAATATTGGAACAACCATCACAGCATACCTTGCTTCCATTGGTACGAGCACAACTGCAAAACGTGCTGCCTGGGCACATATCATTTTCAACGTCTTTGGAAGCTTGATCTCCTTGATTCTATTTCACCCACTGTTGGCGTTAGTCAATTGGATTACCCCCGGCAATATCTATGCACTCTCCGGCACTGCCCTCAGTAGTCAACTACCACTCTTCCTTGCCATGTTCCATACGGTATTCAATGTCATTAACACCGTCATCTTCTTTCCCTTCGTCAACCAATATGCCAAGTTCATCAAACGCCTCGTACCTGCGAAGGCTGAGTATGACGAAGGAACCTACCACTTCAAATATATCGGTGGTATCTTCATTGACAGCCCTGAAATCTACATGCTGGCAATCCGAGATGAAATCAAGAAGATGGCAAACCTCGCATGTAATATGCTTACCCGGTATCGAGGGATGTTCAACAACCCAAGCGCAAACATGGAAAGTGATATCCAGGCAATGAAAAAGGACGAAGAGTATGCCGACCAGATGCAGGAACAACTTTCTGATTTCTGCGTACACCTTCTGCAGGACTCCCAAACCCCTACCAATGCCTCTTCCCTCAACTGCCTTATCAGGGTCATGGATGAACTGGAGTCGGTAACCGACAGTTGCTTCAACCTGACCATGCTCAGCCAGAGACGATTTGCCCAAGGGTGGGTCTTCGATGAGGAGACTGACAAGGACCTCAAGGCTTACCAGCAGATTGTTCAGGACTTCCTTGACTACATCCGTGACCGGATGGACAAGACCCTTACCAAAGCCGAGATGCAGATGGCCAATGAATATGAGGAACAAATCAACAGCTATCGTAACCGGCTGAGCCAGACTGTCCAGGAACGGCTGAGTGGAGGAAAGGCTGATGTACGCGTAGAGCTCTTGATCCTTGAGAAAATCAGGCACCTCGAGCATATCGGTGACTACTGCACCAATATTGCCGAAGCCTACCACCAGGCAGTGAAACATACTCCGATGCTGCAAAAACGCAGTGACAAGAGTGTTTCAAGCCTGTAA
- a CDS encoding GNAT family N-acetyltransferase has translation MTVRTKRLVLRPWLETDAESLYEYAKDADIGPIAGWPAHTSVGESLDAIRNVLTGAECYAICEKGSDRAIGAIELKLNGHTDMTERDDECELGYWIGKPFWGRGYIPEAATELIRHGFEDLGITTIWCGYYDGNTQSKRVQEKLGFTYHHTCEEVPVPLMNETRIGHTNYMTKEQWSRKQNS, from the coding sequence ATGACAGTAAGAACGAAAAGATTAGTGCTTCGTCCCTGGTTAGAGACAGATGCAGAGAGTTTGTACGAATATGCCAAGGATGCTGATATTGGCCCGATTGCAGGATGGCCTGCCCATACAAGTGTAGGAGAGAGCCTGGATGCAATTCGAAATGTGCTCACCGGTGCAGAATGCTATGCAATCTGTGAAAAAGGCAGTGATAGAGCAATTGGTGCCATAGAACTCAAACTGAATGGGCATACCGATATGACTGAGCGTGACGATGAGTGTGAGCTGGGATATTGGATTGGTAAACCCTTTTGGGGAAGAGGATATATACCTGAAGCTGCAACAGAACTCATTCGCCATGGGTTTGAAGATCTGGGAATTACCACAATATGGTGTGGGTATTACGATGGAAACACTCAGTCCAAGAGGGTTCAAGAGAAGCTTGGTTTTACCTACCATCACACCTGTGAAGAGGTACCGGTGCCCCTCATGAATGAGACAAGGATTGGTCACACAAACTACATGACCAAGGAACAGTGGTCCAGGAAGCAAAATAGCTGA
- the argH gene encoding argininosuccinate lyase, with translation MSKLWQKDYSLDSLMEEFTVSNDYILDQQLVIADCLGSIAHARGLHQIGVLDAEELASLEEGLKKIISLKMEDSFPITKENEDCHTAIEGFLTEEYGEVGKKIHTGRSRNDQVQTALRIWMREFTLKLCRATGELCETLLSFAEKYAEVPMPGRTHMQIAMPSSLGLWAASYAEELYDEAQHLMHLSWLFDQSPLGSAASYGVPLPLERQFTAEQMGFTRVQNNVLYANNSRGKFEAILLDGCDYIALTLSKLAQDLILFTLPEFGYFSLPKELCTGSSIMPQKKNPDGLELARSRSSLVSSCAARVKSIIRSLPSGYNRDFQDTKEPLLAGTKATWQLVQIFGRMMDGLQVNEDALIAGCTPELYATDVVLQGVLEGKNFRDTYKDVGLHLEQVAKADPLQTIMNRSSIGTTGNLGLDEDQLFVSLMKSGCDDVLASFEKAYQKLSGLEGVETVLY, from the coding sequence ATGTCCAAGCTTTGGCAGAAAGATTATTCACTCGATTCCTTGATGGAGGAATTCACCGTCAGTAACGATTACATTCTGGACCAGCAATTGGTTATCGCCGATTGTCTGGGTTCAATCGCTCATGCACGAGGTTTGCATCAAATAGGAGTCCTGGATGCAGAGGAACTTGCATCCCTGGAAGAGGGTTTGAAAAAAATCATTTCCCTTAAAATGGAAGACTCATTTCCCATTACCAAGGAGAACGAAGATTGCCATACGGCTATCGAGGGATTCCTGACCGAAGAGTATGGTGAGGTAGGAAAGAAAATTCATACTGGTCGGAGTAGGAATGACCAGGTACAGACTGCCCTGAGAATTTGGATGCGTGAATTCACCCTAAAACTCTGCAGGGCTACCGGAGAGCTCTGTGAGACTCTGCTCTCCTTTGCAGAGAAGTATGCGGAAGTACCCATGCCGGGGCGTACCCATATGCAGATTGCCATGCCATCTTCCCTTGGTCTCTGGGCAGCAAGCTATGCTGAGGAGCTCTATGATGAGGCACAGCATTTGATGCACCTCTCTTGGCTGTTTGACCAGAGTCCCCTTGGCTCTGCAGCCAGTTATGGTGTCCCCCTGCCGTTGGAAAGGCAATTCACCGCCGAGCAGATGGGCTTCACTCGTGTGCAGAACAATGTCCTGTATGCAAACAACAGCAGGGGTAAGTTTGAGGCAATCTTGCTCGATGGTTGTGATTATATTGCACTTACCCTAAGTAAGCTTGCCCAGGACTTGATCCTGTTCACCCTCCCTGAGTTTGGGTATTTCTCCCTTCCCAAGGAGCTCTGTACAGGTTCTTCCATCATGCCACAGAAAAAGAATCCTGATGGACTTGAACTTGCAAGAAGTCGCTCCTCGCTGGTTTCCAGTTGCGCGGCAAGGGTAAAATCGATTATCAGAAGCCTCCCCTCCGGCTACAACCGTGATTTCCAGGATACCAAGGAACCGCTGCTGGCTGGGACAAAGGCCACATGGCAGTTGGTACAGATTTTCGGCAGGATGATGGATGGACTACAAGTCAACGAGGATGCCTTGATCGCAGGATGTACCCCTGAGCTGTATGCCACCGATGTGGTCCTCCAAGGAGTACTTGAAGGAAAGAACTTCCGTGATACCTACAAGGATGTAGGGTTGCATCTTGAGCAGGTCGCTAAGGCTGATCCCCTGCAGACCATCATGAACAGAAGCAGTATCGGAACCACGGGTAACCTTGGCTTGGATGAAGACCAGCTCTTCGTCTCCCTGATGAAAAGCGGGTGTGATGATGTGCTTGCCAGTTTTGAGAAAGCATATCAGAAGCTTAGTGGACTGGAAGGGGTTGAGACAGTCCTGTACTAG
- a CDS encoding class III extradiol ring-cleavage dioxygenase, with protein MKANVVYLSHGGGPLPLLGDPSHRAMVRFMKQLGEDLPRPKAIVVVSAHWEEEIPTLTASPTPPLVYDYYGFPKEAYEITYPATGSPALAKKIANLLGNAVLDENRGFDHGMFIPLSLMYPDATIPTLQLSLLSSLSAAEHWRLGEKLRPLLDEEILFIGSGFSFHNMRQFWKEDDEQNHVFQDFLIEACCVDTATQNRKQALIQWEKAPYARYCHPREEHLLPLLVCQSLAGGAADLIFDDKIIERRAVAFHWS; from the coding sequence ATGAAAGCGAACGTTGTCTATCTTTCTCACGGTGGGGGCCCACTTCCCCTTTTGGGTGACCCTTCGCATAGGGCGATGGTACGGTTCATGAAACAGCTTGGAGAAGATCTGCCGCGGCCAAAAGCCATCGTCGTGGTGAGCGCTCATTGGGAGGAAGAGATACCCACACTTACCGCATCCCCAACCCCTCCATTGGTGTATGACTATTATGGCTTTCCTAAAGAGGCATATGAGATTACCTACCCGGCTACGGGTAGTCCTGCCCTAGCCAAGAAGATCGCAAATCTACTCGGTAACGCTGTTTTGGATGAGAACCGTGGTTTTGACCATGGAATGTTCATTCCACTCAGCCTGATGTACCCTGATGCAACCATTCCTACCTTACAGCTCTCTCTTCTCTCTTCCCTTTCAGCTGCTGAGCACTGGAGACTGGGTGAGAAACTCAGACCCTTGCTTGATGAAGAAATCCTCTTCATCGGTTCTGGGTTTTCATTTCATAACATGCGGCAATTCTGGAAGGAGGATGATGAACAGAACCATGTATTTCAGGATTTTCTCATTGAGGCTTGTTGTGTGGATACAGCAACTCAAAACAGGAAGCAGGCTTTGATCCAATGGGAAAAAGCTCCGTATGCCAGATATTGTCACCCAAGGGAGGAGCACTTACTGCCACTGCTTGTTTGCCAGTCCCTTGCTGGGGGTGCAGCTGACCTGATTTTCGATGACAAAATCATTGAACGGAGGGCGGTTGCCTTCCACTGGAGTTGA
- the trxA gene encoding thioredoxin, with protein MSEMIVTDDNFKEEILQADKLVLVDFWAPWCGPCKMIGPAVSQLAQKYADTLKVAKVNVDEAGSLANMFNVNSIPTLMLFKDGEVVDQRMGAASLSVIEGFVKQHL; from the coding sequence ATGAGTGAAATGATCGTAACTGACGACAACTTCAAAGAGGAAATACTCCAGGCTGACAAGCTGGTATTGGTGGATTTCTGGGCCCCTTGGTGTGGTCCCTGTAAAATGATCGGACCAGCGGTATCGCAGCTCGCGCAGAAGTATGCTGATACATTGAAAGTCGCGAAAGTGAACGTGGACGAGGCAGGAAGCCTCGCAAACATGTTCAATGTAAATTCGATCCCCACCTTGATGCTGTTCAAGGATGGAGAGGTGGTTGACCAGAGAATGGGTGCAGCCTCCCTTTCCGTAATTGAAGGATTCGTCAAACAACATCTGTAA
- a CDS encoding type II toxin-antitoxin system RelE/ParE family toxin, which translates to MAEIVRYISRTLLNRQAAEALAERFVSSAERVGENPYIAAVYYPVKPLSHDYRMVMVENYSMFYWVDELKKKVTIARVVYARRNSFSNLDIH; encoded by the coding sequence ATGGCCGAGATTGTACGATACATCAGTAGGACACTTCTTAACAGGCAAGCCGCTGAGGCGCTTGCGGAGCGTTTTGTCTCCTCAGCTGAACGGGTGGGAGAAAATCCATACATAGCAGCCGTATATTATCCCGTAAAACCATTGTCCCACGACTACAGAATGGTCATGGTTGAGAATTATAGTATGTTCTACTGGGTGGATGAGTTGAAGAAAAAAGTAACCATTGCCCGTGTCGTGTATGCAAGACGTAATTCTTTTTCGAATTTGGATATACACTGA
- the rnr gene encoding ribonuclease R, translating into MPKKTDTNNNVKRTKKSTRTQKTKGKVIEGNLSVHAKGFGFVLVKKGTDIFIPLEHMLNAMDGDYVSVEIVKKAPKKNPEGRILKILTLQNNEIIGVFKSSKEGGSVIPSDERYNNPIIIPKNSLSSSKMGRKPKNGEFVVINRTGWNENDHTVTGKIIDILGKPENKEMDLLLVARNNDLTIPFPTQVNKALTGLPAFDLQKELKSREDFRSVPCFTIDPESAKDFDDAISLVQLDNGRFELGVHIADVSHYVREGSAIDKEAYERGTSVYFVNNVIPMLPERLSNDLCSLKPNIDRLAFSVIMEIDSRGIVQKYRIRETIIRSAVRFTYEEVEAIIEGKKHPHAKTIHLMQMLSLILRRSREEMGSIDFDISEAAISLDEQGVPYSIRPRERIESNRLVEEFMLVANRIVASHIAKKSTKRNPKPFVYRVHEKPDKESIQSFLDLLERLGLKYQLDKEVKSDDYRKILDIIENLDYKYFIEKVALRSMTKAYYSIKNEGHFGLAFDAYTHFTSPIRRYPDLVVHRLLKYYASKEKDKKGATKGEAATLSKKLDSICKHCSEREIRATQAEREFIKIKSMEFLSSKVGETYEGIISGMASFGMFVELSHYVIEGLVHVSELKDDHYDFDKEEFTLTGRKTGKVYRMGDSVTIKIKSVSKEEKRADFLLV; encoded by the coding sequence GTGCCCAAGAAGACTGACACAAATAACAACGTGAAACGAACCAAGAAATCCACACGAACACAAAAAACAAAGGGTAAAGTGATAGAGGGTAACCTCTCTGTCCACGCAAAGGGATTCGGTTTCGTGCTCGTAAAGAAAGGAACTGATATCTTCATCCCTCTGGAACATATGCTGAATGCCATGGATGGAGACTATGTCTCAGTAGAGATAGTAAAAAAAGCACCTAAAAAGAATCCAGAAGGAAGGATTCTCAAGATCCTCACCTTGCAGAACAACGAGATAATCGGGGTCTTTAAAAGCAGTAAGGAAGGAGGATCGGTCATCCCGAGCGATGAACGATACAACAATCCTATCATCATTCCAAAGAACTCCTTATCTTCGTCTAAGATGGGGAGAAAACCAAAGAATGGTGAGTTTGTCGTAATCAATAGAACGGGTTGGAACGAGAATGACCATACCGTAACAGGGAAGATCATCGATATCTTGGGGAAGCCAGAGAACAAGGAGATGGACCTCCTCTTGGTTGCTCGGAACAACGACCTGACAATTCCATTCCCCACTCAAGTGAATAAGGCACTGACAGGGCTACCTGCGTTTGATCTGCAAAAAGAGCTGAAGAGTCGCGAAGACTTCCGTTCAGTTCCCTGTTTCACCATTGACCCTGAATCTGCAAAGGATTTTGATGATGCCATCTCGCTTGTCCAATTGGATAATGGCCGTTTTGAGCTGGGGGTGCATATTGCAGATGTATCCCATTATGTACGTGAGGGATCGGCAATTGACAAGGAAGCATATGAACGGGGAACCTCCGTCTATTTCGTCAACAACGTAATACCAATGCTTCCCGAGCGGCTGTCCAATGATCTTTGCAGCCTCAAGCCAAACATTGATCGCCTTGCTTTCTCTGTCATTATGGAAATCGATTCCCGCGGCATTGTGCAGAAATATAGGATCAGGGAAACCATTATCAGAAGTGCTGTCCGATTCACCTATGAAGAGGTTGAAGCAATCATTGAAGGAAAGAAGCATCCACATGCAAAGACCATTCATCTTATGCAGATGCTCTCCCTTATCCTTCGTAGGTCGAGGGAGGAGATGGGCTCTATCGATTTCGATATCTCTGAAGCGGCAATCTCTCTTGATGAACAAGGAGTACCCTATTCGATCAGACCACGTGAGAGAATTGAATCAAATCGGTTAGTAGAGGAGTTTATGCTTGTTGCAAACCGTATAGTTGCCAGTCATATTGCCAAAAAATCTACTAAAAGGAATCCTAAGCCATTTGTCTATCGAGTACATGAAAAGCCGGACAAGGAGTCGATACAAAGCTTCCTTGACCTTCTTGAACGGTTGGGGCTGAAATACCAGCTTGATAAGGAAGTAAAATCAGATGATTACAGGAAAATCCTCGACATCATAGAAAATCTTGACTACAAGTACTTTATAGAGAAAGTTGCCCTCAGATCCATGACAAAAGCCTACTACAGTATAAAGAATGAAGGGCACTTCGGTTTGGCTTTTGACGCATACACCCATTTCACCTCCCCCATAAGAAGGTACCCCGATTTGGTGGTACATCGTTTGTTGAAGTATTATGCGAGCAAGGAAAAAGACAAGAAGGGAGCAACGAAAGGTGAAGCTGCAACCTTGTCCAAGAAACTGGATTCCATCTGTAAGCACTGTTCAGAACGGGAAATTCGGGCAACCCAGGCTGAACGTGAATTCATCAAGATCAAATCGATGGAGTTCCTCTCCTCAAAGGTAGGAGAGACATATGAGGGAATCATCTCCGGTATGGCAAGCTTTGGAATGTTTGTAGAGCTTTCACACTATGTCATCGAGGGTCTGGTGCATGTCTCCGAGCTCAAAGATGACCATTACGATTTTGATAAGGAGGAATTCACCCTCACCGGGCGAAAGACTGGAAAGGTCTACCGCATGGGGGACTCGGTTACCATCAAGATAAAGAGTGTGTCCAAAGAGGAGAAACGGGCAGACTTTTTGCTTGTATGA